From Brassica oleracea var. oleracea cultivar TO1000 chromosome C3, BOL, whole genome shotgun sequence, a single genomic window includes:
- the LOC106330054 gene encoding probable pectinesterase/pectinesterase inhibitor 20, whose amino-acid sequence MFRISTLYLIIIISVFSDFFASRTAISKSILQHDADGVKIRVTVTVSKNGFGNFSRINDAVAMAPNNSNGDEGFFHIKIMEGEYEEYIKIDQNKRYLMMSGAGINRTIITGNHSYEDGWGIDVSATFIASGSHFICKHLTIRNTAGPTKGQALALMCSGDLSVFYNCSIEGYQDTLWVRSGKQFYRECDVYGTIDFIFGNAVVVLQKCNLYARRPSKGNGNEITAQGRTNPKDQSGIVIQGCAIKPTHDLARSNYTVKTYLGRPWKNYSRTIIMQTYIDGFIEPAGWDKSSGEALKTLYFAEYNNSGTGSNTTNRVTWPSYHIISATIASNFTVSSFIDGDSWIPQTKVPYIGGLVP is encoded by the exons ATGTTTCGGATTTCCACTTTATACCTCATTATTATCATTTCGGTATTCTCTGATTTTTTCGCAAGCCGCACGGCTATTTCAAAAAGCATTCTCCAACATGATGCCGATGGTGTCAAGATTCGAGTAACCGTAACTGTTAGCAAGAATGGGTTTGGGAATTTCAGTAGAATCAATGACGCGGTTGCAATGGCTCCAAATAATAGTAACGGAGATGAAGGTTTTTTTCATATAAAGATAATGGAGGGAGAATATGAAGAATATATAAAGATCGATCAGAATAAGAGATATTTGATGATGAGTGGCGCCGGAATTAACCGAACAATCATCACCGGAAACCATAGCTATGAGGATGGATGGGGAATAGATGTCTCAGCCACATTTA TTGCATCAGGCTCACATTTTATCTGCAAACATTTGACCATTCGAAACACGGCTGGACCCACAAAGGGACAAGCTTTGGCATTGATGTGCAGCGGGGACTTATCCGTTTTCTACAATTGCAGTATCGAAGGATACCAGGATACCTTGTGGGTCCGCAGTGGCAAACAATTCTATCGAGAATGTGACGTATATGGTACAATCGATTTTATTTTCGGTAATGCTGTGGTTGTATTGCAGAAATGCAACTTGTATGCACGTCGACCAAGCAAAGGCAATGGTAACGAGATTACAGCACAAGGTCGTACCAACCCAAAGGACCAATCCGGAATTGTAATCCAAGGCTGTGCGATAAAACCAACACACGATCTCGCAAGGAGCAACTATACGGTTAAAACATATCTTGGTCGGCCGTGGAAAAATTATTCGAGGACGATTATCATGCAAACATACATCGATGGATTTATTGAACCAGCTGGTTGGGATAAATCTTCTGGTGAGGCACTGAAAACGCTCTACTTTGCTGAATACAACAATTCTGGAACCGGTTCAAACACCACAAACCGTGTCACTTGGCCTAGTTACCATATCATCAGTGCCACTATTGCTTCGAATTTCACGGTTTCTAGTTTTATTGACGGCGATAGTTGGATTCCACAAACCAAGGTTCCTTACATTGGTGGTTTAGTTCCGTAA